A single genomic interval of Canis lupus dingo isolate Sandy chromosome 6, ASM325472v2, whole genome shotgun sequence harbors:
- the LOC112640762 gene encoding pancreatic alpha-amylase, which translates to MKFFLLLSVIGFCWAQYAPNTKPGRTSIVHLFEWRWADIALECERYLAPRGFGGVQISPPNENVVINNPSRPWWERYQPISYKLCTRSGNEDEFKDMVTRCNNVGVYIYVDAVINHMCGNAVSAGTSSTCGSYFNPGNRDFPAVPFSGWDFNDGKCKTGSGDIENYNDPYQVRDCRLVGLLDLALEKDYVRSKIAEYLNHLIDIGVAGFRIDASKHMWPGDMKAVLDKLHNLNTRWFPGGSKPFIYQEVIDLGGEPIKSQEYFGNGRVTEFKYGAKLGTVLRKWNGEKMAYLKNWGEGWGFMPSDRALVFVDNHDNQRGHGAGGASILTFWDSRLYKMGVGFMLAHPYGFTRVMSSFRWPRYFENGKDVNDWYGPPNNNGIIKEVTINPDTTCGNDWVCEHRWRQIRNMVMFRNVVDGQPFTNWWDNGSNQVAFGRGNKGFIVFNNDDWPLSLTLQTGLPAGTYCDVISGDKIDGNCTGIKIYISGDGNAHFSISNSAEDPFIAIHAESKL; encoded by the exons ATGAAGTTCTTTCTATTGCTTTCAGTCATTGGGTTCTGCTGGGCTCAGTATGCCCCAAATACCAAACCTGGACGGACATCTATTGTCCATCTGTTTGAGTGGCGCTGGGCTGACATTGCTCTTGAATGCGAACGATACTTAGCTCCAAGAGGATTTGGAGGGGTTCAG atttctcCACCCAATGAAAATGTTGTGATTAATAACCCTTCAAGACCTTGGTGGGAAAGATACCAACCAATTAGCTACAAGTTGTGCACAAGATCAGGAAATGAAGATGAATTCAAAGACATGGTGACTCGGTGTAACAATGTTGGT GTCTATATTTATGTGGATGCTGTAATTAATCATATGTGTGGGAATGCTGTGAGTGCAGGAACAAGCAGTACTTGTGGAAGTTACTTCAACCCTGGAAACAGAGATTTTCCAGCGGTCCCATTCTCTGGTTGGGATTTTAATGATGGTAAATGTAAAACTGGAAGTGGAGACATTGAAAACTATAATGATCCGTATCag GTCAGAGATTGTCGTCTGGTTGGTCTTCTTGATCTTGCACTGGAGAAAGATTATGTGCGTTCCAAGATTGCTGAATATCTAAACCACCTCATTGACATTGGTGTAGCAGGGTTCAGAATTGATGCTTCCAAGCACATGTGGCCTGGAGACATGAAGGCGGTTTTGGATAAACTGCATAATCTAAATACAAGGTGGTTCCCTGGAGGAAGTAAACCTTTCATTTACCAGGAG GTAATTGATCTGGGTGGTGAGCCAATTAAAAGCCAAGAGTACTTTGGAAATGGCCGTGTGACGGAATTCAAGTATGGTGCAAAACTAGGCACAGTTCTGCGCAAATGGAATGGAGAAAAGATGGCTTACTTAAA GAACTGGGGAGAAGGATGGGGTTTCATGCCTTCTGATAGAGCACTTGTCTTTGTGGATAACCACGACAATCAACGAGGACATGGAGCTGGAGGAGCATCTATTCTTACGTTCTGGGACTCTAG ACTGTACAAAATGGGAGTTGGATTTATGCTTGCTCATCCATATGGATTTACACGAGTAATGTCAAGCTTCCGTTGGCCAAGATactttgaaaatggaaaa gATGTTAATGATTGGTATGGGCCACCAAATAATAATGGGATAATTAAAGAAGTTACTATTAATCCAGATACTACTTGTGGTAATGATTGGGTCTGTGAACATCGATGGCGTCAAATAAG aaacatggTTATGTTCCGTAATGTAGTTGATGGACAACCTTTTACAAACTGGTGGGATAATGGTAGCAACCAAGTAGCTTTTGGAAGAGGAAACAAAGGGTTCATTGTCTTTAACAATGATGACTG gccaTTATCTTTAACTCTGCAAACTGGTCTTCCTGCTGGCACATATTGTGATGTTATTTCTGGAGATAAAATTGACGGCAATTGTACAGGAATTAAAATCTATATTTCTGGGGATGGGaatgctcatttttctattagtAACTCGGCTGAAGATCCATTTATTGCAATTCATGCTGAATCTAAActgtaa